The Candidatus Neomarinimicrobiota bacterium genome includes a window with the following:
- a CDS encoding BamA/TamA family outer membrane protein has protein sequence MKSIRQAAIFLLMVSLSLSGTCAIAGENGQGPDEKPPKPYSIGFLPFARFSDDAGFGFGLVLQWDDKRSPEYQPYYYTHRASFELTTRGIQEYVYRFDSKYLLPADLRLTFDACYQVSLLEPYHGPGGAQTNYNSAFIDSTSLDYRGRFYYMYDKRYFQVNTLVQGQLRSDAIRWLVGLVLLKTQVDTIDYSDFDRPAGETLLAHHWDYLGADTAGGWENGLLAGLVWDRRDHETSPQRGFWSEVLLRWVPGILGNDFSYAVLTATHRQYVPLSEKITFAFRVSGRYMTEGAPFFSVPRLDGSFRTETGLGGSKTIRGVLWQRAVGKRFFYSNLELRYRFLPLWRTGYMAASGFYDFGCLFDEESTAELYDMSEEVTDRLHQGVGFGLRLAPNDTFIMCLELGFPVDGELDGPGVKVYMDLDWLF, from the coding sequence ATGAAATCCATCCGCCAGGCCGCCATTTTTCTACTTATGGTGAGCCTCAGCCTGTCCGGGACCTGTGCGATAGCCGGTGAAAATGGTCAGGGACCTGATGAAAAGCCCCCCAAGCCCTACAGTATCGGCTTCCTGCCTTTTGCCAGGTTCAGTGACGATGCGGGCTTCGGCTTTGGCCTTGTGCTCCAATGGGACGACAAGCGCAGTCCCGAATACCAGCCCTATTATTACACTCACCGGGCCTCTTTCGAGCTGACCACCCGTGGCATCCAGGAGTATGTCTATCGCTTCGACAGCAAGTACCTACTGCCAGCGGATCTCCGTCTGACCTTCGATGCCTGCTACCAGGTTTCTCTGCTGGAACCCTATCACGGCCCCGGTGGTGCCCAGACGAACTACAACAGCGCGTTCATCGATTCAACATCCCTGGATTACCGCGGCCGGTTCTACTATATGTATGACAAGCGCTACTTCCAGGTCAATACCCTGGTGCAGGGGCAGCTGAGGAGTGATGCGATTCGCTGGCTGGTGGGGCTGGTACTACTGAAAACGCAGGTGGACACGATTGATTATTCCGATTTCGACCGGCCCGCTGGTGAAACCCTGCTGGCGCATCACTGGGATTACCTGGGCGCGGATACCGCCGGGGGCTGGGAGAACGGCCTCTTGGCGGGGCTGGTATGGGACCGCCGGGATCACGAGACCTCGCCACAACGGGGCTTCTGGTCGGAGGTGCTGCTGCGCTGGGTGCCTGGTATATTGGGTAACGATTTCAGCTACGCCGTGCTCACGGCAACCCACCGGCAGTACGTGCCGCTCTCGGAGAAGATCACGTTTGCCTTCCGGGTCAGCGGTCGCTACATGACCGAGGGGGCGCCTTTTTTTTCCGTGCCCCGGCTGGACGGATCCTTTAGGACGGAGACCGGGTTAGGGGGCAGTAAGACCATCCGTGGCGTTCTGTGGCAGCGGGCGGTAGGAAAGCGGTTCTTCTATAGCAATCTGGAGCTGCGCTACCGTTTCCTGCCACTGTGGCGGACAGGGTATATGGCAGCCAGCGGGTTCTACGATTTCGGCTGCCTGTTCGATGAGGAGTCGACGGCGGAGCTGTATGACATGTCGGAGGAGGTAACCGATCGTCTGCATCAGGGGGTTGGC